Part of the Bacteroidales bacterium genome, TCTAGGTCTGCTTATCCACGTAAACTCTGGAGGTATTTATGAAACTAAAACCATTGGGGCAATGTTGTTTAGAACGACTCTTACAATTTTGTTTACTGCACTTGCTTTCTTTATGATTTCAAAAAAAAATAAATAATACTCACAAAAAAATTTATTTATATATGTTAGTAAACATTCACTTACGCATATTAAGAGGAACTAGATATTTACTGGTTCTAATCACTCTTCTGGCTCCGGCTATTGTTCCGGCACAAACATTCTCATTAAACCAATGCATCGATACCGCATTGATTTATAACAGAAACATCAGATTAGCTCAGCAGGATGGATTGATAGCCAACGAAAAGAACCGCGAAGCTAAAAGCACTTTGTTGCCAAAAATCACCGGTTTTGCCGACTATCGCTATTATACTGATCTGCCCTACCAGATCATGCCTCAGGCTGCTTTTGGCGGACCGGAAGGCACCTATAAGGAAATTCAGTTTGGAGTACCTCAGAACCTGAGTGCCAACCTACAGCTTGCCATGCCATTGTTTAATCCCACAGCGTTGAGCGCAATTAAAAGCACCAGCATTGCAAGTGAACTGTCAGAAATACAAAAACGTAAAACGGATGAAGATGTAGTATTGGAAGTTTCCAATGCTTACTACAACGCACAGGTGCTGTTAAATCAGCTGGCTTTTATGGATAGCAATATCATAAATACCAACAAGCTGGTGCAGACTACAACCTTGCTATACAAGCAGCAGTTAGCCAAAGGCACTGACGTTGACCGGCTAAATTTGCAATTTGAGCAGTTAGCCACACAAAGAAGTACAATTTCTTCTCAACATCAGCAGGTGTTAAACGCGCTTAAATTCCTGATGGGAAAACCAATTTCCGATTCCATCCAGGTTCAGATTAATGAAACATCCATTGATGAAACTACTTTTCATCCTAAGACGACTACAGATATATTATTGATTGACAAGAAGATGGAGTTTAGTCTTTCGGAGCTAAGTGGTCTTAAAAATTCCCGCTTGCCTTCAGTGAATGCTTATGGAGTGTATGGCACCAATGGTTTTGGCACTACCGGAACAAACAGCTTTTTTAATTTCCATCCGATAGGTTATGTAGGCGCCCAGCTATCGGTTCCGCTTTTTAATGGAATGGTTACAAAACATAAAATTGATGGAAAAAAGATTGAAGTGAACAAGACGATCATTCAAAAGGAAATACTAACTGAAAAGGCCAACCTTGACCTGGTGAATGCTGAAATGCAATTCAGTTTAGCAAACACAACAATCGCGACTGTAAATACTCAAGTAGAACTTGCCAGGAGAATCTATAACAATACTGTATTGCAAAACCAGCAAGGCATGGCAAACATTACAGATTTGCTTCTGGCTGACAATTCCCTGCGCGAGGCCCAGCAAAATTATATCGTGGCATTAATAAATCTTCGTCGGGCAGAGTTGGAATACAAAAGGGTAACAGGTAACCTGATTGCAAATAAGAAATAAGAATTTACGATTTTACACTGAGCGAAGCCGAAGTGTTGCGAATGACGATCTACGAATGAATTTAAAATTCACAAATAACAATAAATCAAGCACATGAAAAAGATAATTTATATAGTTGTAGGAATAGTCATAATTGCGATAGTAATCATCCGCCTAAAAGGCAATAAAGAAACCACCCAAAACAGGGTGTTTCAATACGATAAAGAACAGGCAATTGGCGTGCAGACCCTAACAATAAAACCGGAGGGCGCATCTAATAGTGCTTTTTATGCCGGTACTTTTGAACCAAATAAAGAGACGCGGCTCAGCGCTGATATCCAGGGAAAAATCAATTCAATAAAAGTTGATGTCGGAAGCACTGTTAAGGCTGGTCAGGATTTAATTCAACTGGATAACTCCTTACTGAAATTGCAACTGCAGACTGTTGGAATTCAGATTGAAGGATTAGAAGCCGATGTTAGACGTTATTCCGTTCTGGCAAAGGCTGATGCCATCCAGGGAGTGCAGCTGGAAAAATCGGAGTTGGCTCTGAAATCAGCCAATGTTCAAAGAGCAACTTTGCTCGAACAAATCAGCAAAACCACTATTGTAGCTCCTTTTAGCGGAATTATAACCGCCAAACTTACCGAAGTAGGCGCTTATGCCGCGCCGGGTGTACCTCTGCTACAGCTTACTGATATTTTGATGCTGAAGTTCACGGCCAATGTGCCTGAAAAAGAATTGAGTCAATTTAAAATGAACCAGTTGTGCCCTCTTTCAGCCGATGTGTATTCCGAAACTCCTTTGACAGGAAAAGTAACCATGACAGGAAGCAAATCCAATATGGGTAACAGTTATCCTGTACAACTTTCGGTAAGCAATACATCTGATCTTAAAATCAAGTCAGGAATGTTCGGGAAAGTTCAAATGAAAAGTTCCGATACTGAAAACCAAATCATTAT contains:
- a CDS encoding efflux RND transporter periplasmic adaptor subunit, which translates into the protein MKKIIYIVVGIVIIAIVIIRLKGNKETTQNRVFQYDKEQAIGVQTLTIKPEGASNSAFYAGTFEPNKETRLSADIQGKINSIKVDVGSTVKAGQDLIQLDNSLLKLQLQTVGIQIEGLEADVRRYSVLAKADAIQGVQLEKSELALKSANVQRATLLEQISKTTIVAPFSGIITAKLTEVGAYAAPGVPLLQLTDILMLKFTANVPEKELSQFKMNQLCPLSADVYSETPLTGKVTMTGSKSNMGNSYPVQLSVSNTSDLKIKSGMFGKVQMKSSDTENQIIIPASAIVGSNIQPQVYLIKKGKAVLQNITLANRIQNKVIVSAGLIAGDIIVINGFINLFDGANVDIN
- a CDS encoding TolC family protein; translation: MLVNIHLRILRGTRYLLVLITLLAPAIVPAQTFSLNQCIDTALIYNRNIRLAQQDGLIANEKNREAKSTLLPKITGFADYRYYTDLPYQIMPQAAFGGPEGTYKEIQFGVPQNLSANLQLAMPLFNPTALSAIKSTSIASELSEIQKRKTDEDVVLEVSNAYYNAQVLLNQLAFMDSNIINTNKLVQTTTLLYKQQLAKGTDVDRLNLQFEQLATQRSTISSQHQQVLNALKFLMGKPISDSIQVQINETSIDETTFHPKTTTDILLIDKKMEFSLSELSGLKNSRLPSVNAYGVYGTNGFGTTGTNSFFNFHPIGYVGAQLSVPLFNGMVTKHKIDGKKIEVNKTIIQKEILTEKANLDLVNAEMQFSLANTTIATVNTQVELARRIYNNTVLQNQQGMANITDLLLADNSLREAQQNYIVALINLRRAELEYKRVTGNLIANKK